The Salvelinus namaycush isolate Seneca chromosome 8, SaNama_1.0, whole genome shotgun sequence genome has a segment encoding these proteins:
- the LOC120052943 gene encoding zinc finger protein 566-like isoform X3 yields the protein MTHLSAKNHILTPGEGHRSFMKPVGHNVWRDDQPIAIDEGSGTSPQHVIVKESADAEAAGPGVKLERSEGEDPLHSRDIQDGAASGVAPHVAMEDPTTTPALPRTRHSITDVSGTLNAVLKSESDTTTLTVLERLSGPPAPRSEYFVYGSPRTVLFHQDSSDTLQNSNDPSYSYTTETEMIPGDMPVGLDTQTNPMRGDWNQYSSSVYSEGSLDKKGEGLVVDEVTVKEEGDPPLTWNADDTHLGEGQSQGNTSDFLDYRESLEPNPNIATHSPLHAFRDSDPESTSMAPSNSHGCVLFDQVLNSKDVRSKTRGGGETSGNSKEKRFLCMFCNKGFSCPQKVEIHQRVHTGEKLFSCTQCPMRFTQAGTLKRHQRVHTGEKPFSCTQCHMRFTQSGNLKIHQRVHIGVKPFSCTQCHMCFSQAWNLKSHQRVHSGEKPFSCPQCHMSFSHSSSLKRHQRVHTGKKIYSCH from the exons GATGACCAACCCATAGCTATagatgaggggagtggaacctcaCCCCAGCATGTTATCGTGAAAGAG TCTGCAGATgcagaggctgcaggtcctgggGTCAAGCTGGAGAGGTCTGAAGGAGAGGACCCATTgcacagcagagacatccagGATGGTGCAGCGTCTGGAGTGGCACCCCATGTAGCCATGGAGGACCCCACCACCACACCAGCGCTGCCCAGGACCCGACACAGCATCACGGATGTCAGTGGAACGCTGAATGCTGTCCTCAAGTCAGAGTCGGACACTACGACTTTAACAGTGCTGGAGCGACTGAGCGGTCCTCCTGCTCCCCGCTCAGAGTATTTCGTTTACGGGAGCCCGAGGACGGTTCTGTTCCATCAGGACTCAAGTGACACGTTACAGAATAGCAATGATCCGTCCTATTCATAcactacagagacagagatgatACCTGGTGACATGCCTGTGGGCTTAGATACACAGACTAATCCAATGAGAGGGGACTGGAACCAGTACAGCAgtagtgtatactctgaagggtccctagataagaaaggggagggtctggtTGTAGATGAGGTGACTGTGAAGGAGGAGGGCGACCCTCCTCTGACATGGAATGCAGACGATACTCACTTAGGAGAAGGACAGTCGCAGGGCAACACTAGTGACTTCTTAGACTACAGGGAAAGCTTAGAGCCAAATCCAAATATCGCAACCCACTCCCCTTTACACGCGTTCAGGGATTCAGACCCAGAGTCCACATCGATGGCACCTTCCAATTCACACGGCTGCGTCCTTTTTGATCAGGTATTGAATTCAAAGGATGTAAGGTCCAAGACTCGGGGAGGGGGAGAAACATCAGGTAACAGTAAAGAgaaacggttcctctgcatgttctgtaacaaaggcttcagctgcccCCAGAAGGTGGAGATTCACCAGAGGGTCCATACAGGGGAGAAATtattcagctgtacccagtgtcccATGCGCTTCACCCAGGCTGGCACGCTGAAGagacaccagagggtccacacaggggagaaacccttcagctgtacccagtgtcacatgcgcttTACACAGTCTGGCAACCTGAagatccaccagagggtccacataggggtgaaacccttcagctgtacccagtgtcacatgtGCTTCTCCCAGGCTTGGAACCTGAAGAGCCACCAGAGGGTCCACTCAGGtgagaaacccttcagctgtccCCAGTGTCACATGAGCTTCTCCCACTCGTCcagcctgaagaggcaccagagggtccacacagggaaGAAAATTTACAGCTGCCACTAG